A stretch of the Salmo salar chromosome ssa20, Ssal_v3.1, whole genome shotgun sequence genome encodes the following:
- the LOC106580656 gene encoding stress-associated endoplasmic reticulum protein 1, with protein MVAKQRIRMANEKHSKNITLRGNVAKSTRNPGEDKVAVGPWLLALFIFVVCGSAIFQIIQSIRMGM; from the exons ATGGTGGCAAAACAGAGAATACGCATGGCCAACGAGAAACACAGCAAAAACATCACGCTGAGAGGCAATGTGGCCAAATCCACG AGAAATCCAGGTGAAGACAAGGTGGCAGTGGGACCATGGCTTCTGGCATTATTCATCTTTGTCGTCTGTGGATCAG CAATCTTCCAGATCATTCAGAGCATTCGAATGGGAATGTAA
- the eif2a gene encoding eukaryotic translation initiation factor 2A, with product MAPPIPILAVRGSDGTVLLRGPPNCEKNADFQRDPRQSRYVAFSKDGTLFAWCNGEKVTVVKVADGSQVRLFDLPKTAMLEFSPLNTVLATWQVYSKTQDNPQGDANLQLWDLKTGTCLKALYQKKVQGWCPSWSDDEKIAVRSVNNELHFFENNDFITIANKLHLQKVSEFMLSPGSQPSKVAVYVPGSKGAPSFVRLYQYPNFGGPTCALANKSFFKADRVTMLWNKKATAVLVQASIEVDKTGASYYGEQTLHYLATNGETSAVQLQKNGPIYDVAWSPSSTEFCVVYGFMPAKATVYNLKCDPVFDFGTGPRNAVYYSPQGHILVLAGFGNLRGQMEVWDVKKWKQVSKPQAPDSTHFAWCPDGEHVVTSTCAPRLRVSNGYKIWHYTGTVLYKQDTPTGTELWETVWQPFPDGTFPERPVKYQAAPSELGSTEAKPAQAYRPPALRNKPVTASSKLHEEEPPQNLRPGATGDKQLSKTALKNQKKREAKKAAKQEINPDALEPQSDPSPASSAQPETSCGDPETDKKIKNVKKKLKAIDELKALQATGKPIQKNQLEKMEKEAQLMKELEDLQLKV from the exons ATGGCGCCCCCCATACCTATTTTAGCAG TCCGGGGATCTGACGGGACAGTGCTGCTCCGTGGACCCCCAAACTGCGAAAAGAATGCAGATTTTCAAAG GGACCCTCGGCAAAGTAGATATGTGGCTTTCAGCAAGGACGGGACATTGTTTGCATGGTGCAATGGAGAGAA GGTCACTGTTGTGAAGGTTGCAGATGGCTCTCAAGTCAGGTTGTTTGACCTTCCAAAGACTGCAATGTTGGAGTTCTCTCCGCTGAACACTGTGCTGGCTACATGGCAGGTGTATAGCA AGACACAGGACAACCCACAGGGAGATGCCAACTTGCAGCTGTGGGATTTGAAAACTGGGACCTGCCTCAAGGCTCTCTACCAGAAGAAGGTACAGGGATG GTGTCCAAGTTGGTCAGATGATGAGAAGATTGCGGTCAGGAGTGTTAACAATGAACTTCACTTTTTTGAGAACAACGATTTTA TCACCATTGCCAATAAGCTTCACTTGCAGAAGGTGTCTGAGTTTATGCTGTCCCCTGGAAGTCAGCCTAGTAAG GTGGCTGTTTATGTCCCCGGGAGCAAAGGTGCCCCCTCGTTTGTCCGGCTATACCAATACCCCAACTTTGGTGGCCCGACCTGTGCTCTGGCCAACAAGAGTTTCTTTAAGGCCGACAGGGTGACTATGCTATGGAACAAAAAAG CCACTGCGGTTCTGGTGCAGGCTAGCATAGAGGTGGATAAAACAGGAGCCTCATACTACGGAGAACAAACTTTACACTACTTGGCCACCAATGGGGAGACTTCTGCGGTGCAGCTAC AGAAGAACGGGCCCATCTACGATGTGGCATGGAGCCCAAGCTCCACAGAGTTCTGCGTGGTCTATGGCTTCATGCCCGCCAAGGCTACTGTCTACAACCTCAAGTGCGACCCTGTCTTCGACTTCGGCACGGGCCCCCGCAATGCCGTCTACTACAGCCCCCAGGGCCACATCCTGGTCTTGGCCGGCTTCGGGAacctgcggggccagatggaggTGTGGGATGTCAAGAAGTGGAAGCAGGTGTCCAAGCCCCAGGCGCCCGACTCCACCCACTTCGCCTGGTGCCCGGATGGTGAACACGTCGTCACGTCGACCTGTGCCCCCCGGCTACGTGTCAGCAACGGCTACAAGATCTGGCACTACACCGGCACGGTTCTGTACAAGCAGGACACGCCGACGGGAACAGAGCTCTGGGAGACTGTGTGGCAGCCCTTCCCAGATGGGACGTTCCCTGAGAGGCCAGTGAAGTACCAGGCAGCACCCAGCGAGCTGGGCAGCACAGAGGCCAAGCCGGCCCAGGCCTACCGCCCACCTGCCCTGCGGAATAAACCAGTCACAGCCAGCTCCAAACTG CATGAAGAGGAGCCTCCACAGAACTTGAGGCCTGGCGCCACCGGGGACAAGCAGCTGTCAAAGACTGCTCTGAAGAACCAGAAAAAACGAGAGGCAAAGAAAGCAGCCAAACAG GAGATAAACCCAGATGCCCTTGAGCCCCAGTCAGACCCATCTCCAGCCAGTAGTGCTCAGCCTGAAACCTCTTGTGGCGACCCAGAGACTGACAAGAAGATCAAGAACGTAAAAAAG AAACTGAAAGCTATCGACGAGCTGAAAGCCCTGCAAGCAACTGGGAAACCCATTCAAAAGAACCAG CTTGAAAAGATGGAAAAGGAGGCTCAACTCATGAAAGAGCTTGAGGATCTTCAACTAAAAGTGTAA
- the eif2a gene encoding eukaryotic translation initiation factor 2A isoform X1 encodes MQIFKGHSPSINFKLLAKSITVQPFQILFLFTKPFNFRDPRQSRYVAFSKDGTLFAWCNGEKVTVVKVADGSQVRLFDLPKTAMLEFSPLNTVLATWQVYSKTQDNPQGDANLQLWDLKTGTCLKALYQKKVQGWCPSWSDDEKIAVRSVNNELHFFENNDFITIANKLHLQKVSEFMLSPGSQPSKVAVYVPGSKGAPSFVRLYQYPNFGGPTCALANKSFFKADRVTMLWNKKATAVLVQASIEVDKTGASYYGEQTLHYLATNGETSAVQLQKNGPIYDVAWSPSSTEFCVVYGFMPAKATVYNLKCDPVFDFGTGPRNAVYYSPQGHILVLAGFGNLRGQMEVWDVKKWKQVSKPQAPDSTHFAWCPDGEHVVTSTCAPRLRVSNGYKIWHYTGTVLYKQDTPTGTELWETVWQPFPDGTFPERPVKYQAAPSELGSTEAKPAQAYRPPALRNKPVTASSKLHEEEPPQNLRPGATGDKQLSKTALKNQKKREAKKAAKQEINPDALEPQSDPSPASSAQPETSCGDPETDKKIKNVKKKLKAIDELKALQATGKPIQKNQLEKMEKEAQLMKELEDLQLKV; translated from the exons ATGCAGATTTTCAAAGGTCATTCCCCTTCTATCAATTTTAAATTGTTAGCCAAATCAATCACTGTGCAGCCGTTTCAAATTCTATTTTTATTTACTAAACCTTTCAATTTCAGGGACCCTCGGCAAAGTAGATATGTGGCTTTCAGCAAGGACGGGACATTGTTTGCATGGTGCAATGGAGAGAA GGTCACTGTTGTGAAGGTTGCAGATGGCTCTCAAGTCAGGTTGTTTGACCTTCCAAAGACTGCAATGTTGGAGTTCTCTCCGCTGAACACTGTGCTGGCTACATGGCAGGTGTATAGCA AGACACAGGACAACCCACAGGGAGATGCCAACTTGCAGCTGTGGGATTTGAAAACTGGGACCTGCCTCAAGGCTCTCTACCAGAAGAAGGTACAGGGATG GTGTCCAAGTTGGTCAGATGATGAGAAGATTGCGGTCAGGAGTGTTAACAATGAACTTCACTTTTTTGAGAACAACGATTTTA TCACCATTGCCAATAAGCTTCACTTGCAGAAGGTGTCTGAGTTTATGCTGTCCCCTGGAAGTCAGCCTAGTAAG GTGGCTGTTTATGTCCCCGGGAGCAAAGGTGCCCCCTCGTTTGTCCGGCTATACCAATACCCCAACTTTGGTGGCCCGACCTGTGCTCTGGCCAACAAGAGTTTCTTTAAGGCCGACAGGGTGACTATGCTATGGAACAAAAAAG CCACTGCGGTTCTGGTGCAGGCTAGCATAGAGGTGGATAAAACAGGAGCCTCATACTACGGAGAACAAACTTTACACTACTTGGCCACCAATGGGGAGACTTCTGCGGTGCAGCTAC AGAAGAACGGGCCCATCTACGATGTGGCATGGAGCCCAAGCTCCACAGAGTTCTGCGTGGTCTATGGCTTCATGCCCGCCAAGGCTACTGTCTACAACCTCAAGTGCGACCCTGTCTTCGACTTCGGCACGGGCCCCCGCAATGCCGTCTACTACAGCCCCCAGGGCCACATCCTGGTCTTGGCCGGCTTCGGGAacctgcggggccagatggaggTGTGGGATGTCAAGAAGTGGAAGCAGGTGTCCAAGCCCCAGGCGCCCGACTCCACCCACTTCGCCTGGTGCCCGGATGGTGAACACGTCGTCACGTCGACCTGTGCCCCCCGGCTACGTGTCAGCAACGGCTACAAGATCTGGCACTACACCGGCACGGTTCTGTACAAGCAGGACACGCCGACGGGAACAGAGCTCTGGGAGACTGTGTGGCAGCCCTTCCCAGATGGGACGTTCCCTGAGAGGCCAGTGAAGTACCAGGCAGCACCCAGCGAGCTGGGCAGCACAGAGGCCAAGCCGGCCCAGGCCTACCGCCCACCTGCCCTGCGGAATAAACCAGTCACAGCCAGCTCCAAACTG CATGAAGAGGAGCCTCCACAGAACTTGAGGCCTGGCGCCACCGGGGACAAGCAGCTGTCAAAGACTGCTCTGAAGAACCAGAAAAAACGAGAGGCAAAGAAAGCAGCCAAACAG GAGATAAACCCAGATGCCCTTGAGCCCCAGTCAGACCCATCTCCAGCCAGTAGTGCTCAGCCTGAAACCTCTTGTGGCGACCCAGAGACTGACAAGAAGATCAAGAACGTAAAAAAG AAACTGAAAGCTATCGACGAGCTGAAAGCCCTGCAAGCAACTGGGAAACCCATTCAAAAGAACCAG CTTGAAAAGATGGAAAAGGAGGCTCAACTCATGAAAGAGCTTGAGGATCTTCAACTAAAAGTGTAA